Part of the Vigna unguiculata cultivar IT97K-499-35 chromosome 3, ASM411807v1, whole genome shotgun sequence genome, ACTAGGTTGGTTGAGTTTGATATTTCTTTGTTATtgtaaataacataattatcttattttatttatttcactaaaacaagCATGAcatcttaaataattttcaaacacCCTTAACAGTTAAAATCAGATTGAATTAACGCGTATCATTTTAgtaattaaacaatataaaaaagttaatgtcAAAATCAATAAGAGACGtcgtatattttaaattatcaaagcATAAGAATAGATGAGGAGAGGAGATAACTACAATGACATTAGTAAACTTTtgagttataattaaattaacaaattatttgttaaaatgttATTCTTTGAGAAGAGCTTGTACggtaaaataacaatataaattatataaaacataattagttaccaattatttaaaaaaagataatttgtgTATAATTTAACTTACGATAAGACgatgttcttttttattataccATATAATATagttacatatatttaattgttttgaaatattcaatagACCTCCTTATATAATGGATTATGCATCTTGGTTACTATAGCATTAAACATGTTTATAGTTGGTTCAATGTTGGGCTCATATAACATGTAAATTCACTTGGGCAAGTAAGCATGTGaaactatatttaatttaattttttaaaatttgtttacaataattaattgtatcatttaatttaattcttcaaaACTTGTTTATAACATTTGCTTTACATtacatttgtttatttatatttatatatgaagAGAATTAATCAtgttcatattaatttttcaattttattttttgaatacttttttaaaattaaaataattattttattaattttactggaatttcttttagtttaatttgactttttttaaatttaacaattttttaattataaaattaccaacaaaataaataaaaattaattataatcaaaatataaaaaatatttatatttaattcatgataattatttttgtttaatttataataataacaatacttttattacattttattataaaaaatgtttaacaatattttgagttttcaataaatttataaattttcaactGAGTCCTATTAAGTTTTTTTGGTCTATTATATAAAGTGGTGGTAATTACCTTATGTCATATACTTAAATGTCGGTAATACTAAAAGACTCTGATTATAAGAATAATACTAAAACTTTAATGATGGAAATTTCCctccaatttcaattttacgtttaaaatactttattggtccatgtttttgttcaaaaatctcaATTAGGTCTTAAGATTTCTTTTAGTCTCAATTATgtccatattttttaagatgTGTAATAATTAGGTTTATTCCGTCACTGTCAGCTCCtcatttatttgtattttatttttatttttttgaaaattattcatgtcaTGTGTCATGTCAATATTGTGTCACGTGTTAAGTCATTATCTGGATCTCAATTTggttaatatatttgttattttgattatatttcagtccattttttttaattctcaatttcaccctttccaaattgagaccaaatttaacttttatataaattttataattatatttttattaaacattttaataatattaagtttattttaatttttattttacattaaactttacttatattttgtttaaacaaaatttaaatatttattttaacttgttacaaaattgttttaaataatttatatacaaatgttagagttggtttaaaagtaacacttttataaatttaaatataaaatttaaaaacaattttgtaaaataaatatatttaaatttttaaaataaatggaactaatcaaaataataaatatatggaccaaattgagattcagacaatgatttgacacgtggcacaatattgaagtgacacgtggcatgaataatttaaaaaaaaataaaaaaaattttaaaaatatggacctaattgagactaaaaaaatcttaggatctaattgagatttttgaacaaaaGCATGTACTAATGGagtattttaatctttattttatttaaaaaaactatatatatatatatatatatatatatatatatatatatatatatatatttcaaagcaagttaaaattaaaaaatataaaattaaaagataaaaaattatcaaaataaaaattattaaattattaaatgcaaaataaaaaaatttgttctttaaataagataaaattatattaatgattattatatcaaattttatttaatatcatatttaattatatatttgtatggaaatcaatgaatattatttatcttgaCAAGAcctataataaaattttcaaatatacaataaaaaaacataatttttataattttaatttcataattttataacttttttttatccaatttgATCGTTAATATTTGTATATTCTATTATACAgccattacaaatttataaaaatataaaattattaaattatatgattatataattatgaaatttgaaaattataaaattataaaattttgaatcatGATATTAcgaattataaaatatgaaaatgttgtaaaattaaataattaaaaaattatgaaaataatattataaaataatatttttattttgcatttaataatttaataattttttatcttttaatttttcattttttaattttaacttgctttgaaatatatatatatatatatatatatatatatatatagttttttaaaataaaataaagattaaaatactCCATTAGTAcatgtttttgttcaaaatctcaattaggtcctaagatttttttagtctcaattaggtccatattttttaaattgggtAACAATTAGGTTCATTCCATTAGTATGGTGGTAACAGTGTTAaagatgtgccacgtgtcagcacctcatttttttgaaatttttattttttttagaattattcatgtcacgtgtcacttcaatattgtgccacgtgttaagtcattgtctcaatttggtccatatatttgttattttgattacattttagtccatttattttaaaattttaaatatatttattttacaaaattgtttttaaattttatatttaaatttataaaagtgttacttttaaaccaactctaacatttgtatataaattatttaaaccaattttgtaacaagttaaaataaatatttaaaaaaattcaaacaaaatataagtaaagtttaatgtaaaataaaaataaaaataaaataaacttaatattattaaaatttgtaataaaaatatcattataaaatttatataaaagttaaatttggtctcaatttgtaAAGGGTgaaattgagaattaaaaaaaaaggactgaaatataatcaaaataacaaatatatgtacCAAATTGAAATTCAGACAATTACTTGAGATGTGACACAATATTggagtgacacgtggcatgaataattctaaaaaaaataaaaaatttcaaaaaaatgaggtGCTGATACGTTGCATATCTTTAACACCGTTACCACCATACTAACAGAATGAACCTAATTAcgcaatttaaaaaatatggacctgattgagactaaaaaaaaatcttaggacctaattgagatttttaaacaaaaacatgcATTAATGGagtattttaatctttattttattttaaaaaactatatatatatatatatatatatatatatatatatcattattgagttaaaatatttaacaaggAGTGAAGAGTTACCAATACTAATAttagatatataaaatataacatcatGGTAAAAAGTCGTTATATGagattcataataaaaatattaaacaacgaaattaacaatatataatacTGTCTAATGgacttaatattaattttataaaaaagtttattataTATCCGTTTTTGGATGAATTAGCCCAGttacacaaataaaaaagaagtaatatactaataaataatagacGGCACCAGTACAAGTCAAAAACACAACAGTTGGTGGAAGTGAAGTTAGAGCCAAAACGTCGTCGCAGGTTTACAACGCAGATAAACACAGTCTCTCAAAAACCCTAGTTCTTCTCACACTCTCATCCAAAccctctctctcactctctctccACCAATGGAAACCCCTTCCGAGGCACCATCTGCCGGCACCGGCGAAACCATAAGCAAGAAGTCAGTGCGCCAATCTCTTTTTTCTCAATGCCAAATTCAATTCATAATAACTGTGCCTCAATGGAAATGATTTTTTGTTTGTGCAGTGCGCTGAAACGGGAATTGAAGAACAaacagagagaagaagaaaggaagCGCAAGGAAGAGGAGAAGGCCAAAAAGGTACATCTCATTTCCATTTCCCCAATGCCATGATCAAGTGAGAACTTCTTTTATACgaaatttactttttgtatGTTTCAGTAAGATTTTGTggtattccatttttttttggaataatGAATTGGATTTCTTGTCAAAAACTGAGTTTATTTAcgatataattaatttgtatgaTTTTCTGTAGGCAGCTGAAATGCAGAAGGCAAAGGATAACAAATCTGCACCAGCTGATGACGAGGATATGGACCCAACAGTATAACTTCAATTTTGCGACTGCAGTGGAATATTTAATGGGCTACATTTtctatttattcattttgtaattttgggGTGATTTCGTTGCAGCAATATCTTGAAAATAGGTTGAAGTATCTTTCAGCTCAAAAGACAGATGGGAAGAACCCGTATCCTCACAAGTTCTTTGTCACCATGTCTATTGAGGAATACATAAAGGAATATGGAGGTTTAAGCGATGGGCAGCATGCCGAAGATGTCTCTGTTTCTTTGGCTGGTACTCAGCAATTTCTGTGTTGATAGTTTGTGGTTGTTGCTTCTGTTGGTGTATGATGATTCTAATTGTCTTTCTGCATCTCAGGCCGAATCATGCACAAGCGCACCTCTGGTTCTAAGCTTGTCTTTTATGACCTGCATGGTGGCGGCTTCAAGGTCCAGGTTATGGCTGATGCGAGGTACCAAAAATTGTTGTACTGTACTCTTTGCTTTTAGGAATTATGGTTGTGCAATATGATGTATCAAATTAATGCAGATCAACTATTAGACTTAACATTTAGTGATGTTGTTGAACCAGGTTTATGGTAAGGgtgaacattttttataataattaagttgGAGgaataatctaaaataaaatgcatgGCATATAATACCATCGTTTAGTGGTGCAATGCTAGTTTTATTAGAGGATTAGCATTTAGTGGTAATAATTCTGATATCGAAAATGTAAGAGATTACCTTATAGTGTGGCATTTTCCGGGGTACTCCTTGTTATAATGTAAAGTTCTTGGCTTTCCTTGTTATTTCGgtatttgattttgatgtaaTTATTTGTATCTTCTATTTATGAAAATAGCTTtcagtattatttttttcacaatgaTGCCTTTTCTCACTGTTGAATCTacatattcttttcttttatcctgTTTAATTTTAGTGGGACGGATGAAATAACTGATATCTCTTCAATGCAGTAAATCAAACTTGGATGAGGTTGAATTTTCTAAATTCCATTCTAATGTGAAGCGTGGTGACATAGTTGGTATTACGGGTTTTCCAGGTTTGTGATGCCATGAATTTCATATAATCTTTTTTACTCTGTATTTAATTCATTTGAGGTCTGTCTCCAATTCTGTAACCTTGACAACACATACATCCAATTATGACTTTTTGAAAATAAGGCTGTTTTGATTGTTTCAATATTATTACTGCTTTTTTCCTCAAGACTAGGGAGTACTGGGAAACATTTTAAGACTAAGAGTTAGTCTTTAAAATTTAGATGTAATTTAGTTGCATAGGTTCATATTTATTAGACTCCTGTGCTTTTAATTCATAGCAGAGGGCTAAATCCTGCTAATCAGACATACATTTTCCATTCTGATTCTCTAGTGTTAGAATGCGTTCTACAGTTCTCCTGTGTTTAATTATCCAGGAAAAAGTAAGAAGGGCGAACTTAGTATTTTCCCCAAGAATTTTGTGGTGCTGTCTCATTGTTTGCATATGATGCCAAGGCAAAAgtctgctgctgctgctgttgaTAATGCAAATTTGAAGGTCagcatgcatatatatatatatatatataaatataaaattttgtatgctGTTTGATGATCTGATGCAATGATGGTGTTACTTTAATAATTTGCAGAAAAGTCCATGGGTTCCAGGAAATGCTAGGAATCCTGAAACATATATTTTGAAGGATCAGGTATAATTGGCATGGaatgtgtacatttatatatgCTACCACTGTTTGTAGTCTTTTAAATTGATTTGTATGTGCTCTCATGTTGGATCAGTGTGGATGCGGCTTTGGTTTTTAGAAGATACTAAAATACGATAGATGgatgtttgttattattattcttgCTTTTCATTTATGCCTTCTTTTTAAATGTATAGTTAGTGCTGTTAGGTGTTTCTTTGATTCGTTTTGATAAATGAGCTATTCAATTTTTTGTTCCATTTCTCCTTTTTATGATTCCCTTCACAAATTAACGTGGTTGCAACTTGCAAGGATACTAGGGCATGAAATTGATTGGTTTTCTTGATATATATGgtaactttttcttttccatttattGTTGAATTAAGGTTGAGTTTTAATGTTATCtaagtcttttcttttttcatatggtttgaattaatttgaaattgaaatcaaacCAATATTCCTTAGTTTTTTCATTAGTGAGGGTACATCGAATCATATATTTGATTGAATCACTAATTAATTGCAAAGGCCTACATGATTGTAGGATCCAGCTCCTCTACAGTGACGACTCTCACTTTACAATGTAAATTGAGGCAAACTTAGCCACTAAATATGTATGAGTGGTTCAAATTCTTACACATTatcatatcttttttattaaacattatttCATGATCTTATTTCCCTAGTCCCATTGAAAGTTGACTCACAAATTTGTATTCTGATTTTATTACTGAATTGGTGACTGGATCTTTATAGGAGATTCATCTATTATGATTTAAATAACCTTGTGAATGTGGCTGAGGGTGATGTAGCTCTGCCAAGAAGAGGCAAAAGCATAGGGATTTTATTTCTGAACCTTGCAGCATCCCACATTGCATCAATGAAACAATTTTTAGAAGGGAGACTaagattattaataaaatttaataatgcgTAATAATCTTAACATTCTCATCTTTTCAATGATAATGCTGTCTGAATctatcattattttcttttaaagtttgatCAACAATATTTTCTGTTTCACTTGATAAAGATGTCTCCATTACTTTTTGTTTGTGGAAGCTGAACTGAAGAGAAAGAATTTCTTTTGAACTATCTCATTTTTTTCCTCATCTTTCTGTCAATATCCATGTATTGGctataatatgttttattgaatgAATTGttttctaggaaactagatatCGGCTTCGCCATTTGGATCTGATGCTTAATCCAGAGGTTCGAGATATATTTAAGACCAGGTCTAAAGTCATTTCTTACATTAGGAGGTTCCTTGATGACCTTGATTTCTTGGAGGTTTGTTCCGTGTCTGCATATTCTGATTCTGGACCCTGAGTTTCTTTACCTCCATTCACCTATTTTGAATCACTTGCAGGTTGAAACACCTATGATGAACATGATTGCTGGTGGAGCTGCTGCGCGTCCATTTGTAACACATCACAATGAACTTAACATGAGGTTATTCATGAGGATTGCCCCTGAACTGTATCTTAAGGAGTTGGTTGTTGGTGGACTGGATCGTGTTTATGAAATTGGTAAACAATTTAGGAATGAGGGCATTGATTTGACTCATAATCCTGAGTTTACTACTTGTGAGTTCTATATGGCTTACAAGGACTACAATGACTTAATGGATATAAC contains:
- the LOC114179269 gene encoding lysine--tRNA ligase, cytoplasmic-like; its protein translation is METPSEAPSAGTGETISKNALKRELKNKQREEERKRKEEEKAKKAAEMQKAKDNKSAPADDEDMDPTQYLENRLKYLSAQKTDGKNPYPHKFFVTMSIEEYIKEYGGLSDGQHAEDVSVSLAGRIMHKRTSGSKLVFYDLHGGGFKVQVMADASKSNLDEVEFSKFHSNVKRGDIVGITGFPGKSKKGELSIFPKNFVVLSHCLHMMPRQKSAAAAVDNANLKKSPWVPGNARNPETYILKDQETRYRLRHLDLMLNPEVRDIFKTRSKVISYIRRFLDDLDFLEVETPMMNMIAGGAAARPFVTHHNELNMRLFMRIAPELYLKELVVGGLDRVYEIGKQFRNEGIDLTHNPEFTTCEFYMAYKDYNDLMDITEQMLSGMVKELTKGSYKIKYHANGVDKDPIEIDFTPPFRRIDMIEGLEQIAGLSIPKDLSSEEANQYLKDACLKFEIKCPPPETTARLLDKLVGHFLEETCVNPTFIINHPEIMSPLAKWHRSKPGLTERFELFVNKHELCNAYTELNDPAVQRQRFAEQLKDRQSGDDEAMALDETFCTALEYGLPPTGGWGLGIDRLTMLLTDSQNIKEVLLFPAMKPQD